In Aythya fuligula isolate bAytFul2 chromosome 6, bAytFul2.pri, whole genome shotgun sequence, the following are encoded in one genomic region:
- the SH3BP4 gene encoding SH3 domain-binding protein 4, giving the protein MAAQRIRAANSSALPRCKSEGTLIDLSDGFSESSLCDVKVPSPSALLVDNPTSFGNAKEVIAIKDYCPTNFTTLKFSKGDHLYVLDTSGGEWWYAHNTTEMGYIPSSYVQPVNYRNSSLTDSGMIDNLLESPDEGVKELDLLGEWTDVKRDSLKTNNNNPFLNGVQTNPFLNGNLQTLTSSDREPNSKMSVDLLLFDTGPPTSTVSSSVANSSMGNIFDEFPSTNRLDLEQPMKRDNPFFRSKRSYSLSELSVLQAKSDTPASSGFFNGLKSPTPEQFQSREDFRTAWLNHRKLARSCHDLDLLGQNPGWGQTQPVETNIVCKLDSSGGAVQLPDTNISIHVPEGHVCPGETQQISMKAMLDPPLELNSDKCSTISPVLQIKLSNMEVKTFIILEMKVSAEVKNDIMSKSLVGLQCLRSDMKEGPYTPMQLSYAYGDTIQVQLENLEPCMYIAAVAQGQNILYPYTVWDYISKKITVGVYGPKHIHPSFKTVVAVFGHECAPKTLLVNEVTRQSHSPAPVALQLWGKHQFALSRPQDLKLCMFSNMTNYEVKASEQAKIVRGFQMKLGKVSRLIFPITSHDPNELSDFTLRIQVKDDKDAILTQFCVQTPQPPPKSAIKPTGQRRFLKKNEVGKIILSPLAATAKYPVFQDRPVLSLKYGKLLKTVVRQSKNHYLLEYKKGDVIGLLSEEKIRLKGQLWTKEWYIGYYQGKIGLVHTKNVLVVGKVKPSYFSGPDLTTSLLLEQILRPCKFLTYIYASVRTLLMENLNSWRSFADALGYLNLPLTFFCRAELDSEPERVASVLEKLKEDCNNTENKDRKSFQKELMTALLKMDCQGLVVRLIQDFVLLTTAVEVAQRWRELAEKLAKVSKQQMDAYEAPHRDKTGVVDSEAMWKPAYDFLLTWSSQMGDSYRDVIQELHTGLDKMKNPITKRWKHLTGTLILVNSLDILRAAAFSPQDHEDFAI; this is encoded by the exons ATGGCGGCGCAGAGGATCCGGGCGGCCAACTCCAGCGCCCTGCCACGCTGCAAGTCGGAGGGGACACTCATTGACCTCAGCGATGGCTTCTCAGAAAGCAGCCTGTGCGACGTCAAAG TGCCTTCTCCTAGTGCCTTGCTGGTTGACAATCCCACATCCTTTGGAAATGCAAAGGAAGTAATAGCAATCAAAGATTACTGTCCGACTAACTTTACCACTTTGAAGTTCTCCAAGGGGGACCATCTTTACGTCTTAGACACATCAGGAGGTGAGTGGTGGTACGCTCACAATACTACAGAAATGGGTTACATCCCTTCTTCCTACGTCCAGCCTGTAAACTACCGCAACTCTTCCTTGACGGACAGCGGGATGATAGACAATCTACTGGAGAGCCCTGACGAGGGGGTCAAGGAGTTAGACCTGCTTGGAGAATGGACTGACGTGAAAAGAGACTCTCtgaaaaccaacaacaacaacccttTCTTGAACGGAGTCCAGACAAACCCGTTTCTGAATGGGAATTTACAAACATTGACCAGCTCAGACAGAGAGCCCAACTCTAAAATGTCTGTTGACTTGTTGCTCTTTGACACAGGGCCTCCTACTTCAACAGTTTCTAGCTCAGTCGCTAATAGCAGCATGGGTAATATTTTTGATGAATTTCCATCCACAAACAGGCTGGACCTGGAACAGCCCATGAAAAGGGACAATCCCTTCTTCAGAAGTAAACGCTCTTACAGTTTGTCTGAACTGTCTGTTCTTCAAGCGAAGTCAGATACTCCAGCATCGTCAGGTTTCTTCAACGGTTTGAAGTCTCCCACCCCCGAGCAATTCCAGAGCCGGGAAGATTTTAGAACCGCGTGGTTGAACCACAGGAAGCTGGCTCGGTCTTGCCACGACTTGGATTTGCTTGGCCAAAATCCTGGCTGGGGTCAGACACAACCTGTGGAGACCAATATTGTCTGCAAACTGGACAGCTCTGGTGGAGCTGTTCAGCTTCCAGACACCAACATCAGCATCCATGTGCCAGAGGGTCATGTGTGCCCTGGGGAAACGCAACAGATCTCCATGAAAGCTATGCTAGATCCACCACTGGAGCTGAACAGTGACAAGTGCAGCACCATCAGCCCCGTCCTGCAGATCAAACTCAGCAACATGGAggtgaaaacatttattattctGGAGATGAAGGTGTCAGCAGAGGTCAAGAACGACATCATGAGCAAGAGTCTGGTAGGACTGCAGTGCCTACGGAGCGACATGAAAGAGGGGCCATACACACCCATGCAGCTGAGCTATGCATATGGGGACACGATACAGGTGCAGCTGGAGAACCTAGAGCCTTGCATGTACATTGCGGCCGTAGCTCAAGGGCAGAACATCCTCTACCCTTACACTGTTTGGGATTACATCAGCAAGAAGATCACGGTTGGTGTCTATGGCCCAAAACATATTCACCCTTCCTTTAAAACAGTTGTGGCTGTGTTTGGGCATGAATGTGCACCCAAGACTCTCCTAGTGAACGAGGTCACGAGGCAGTCTCACAGCCCGGCTCCGGttgccctgcagctctggggtAAGCACCAGTTTGCTCTGTCCCGGCCTCAGGACCTCAAGCTCTGCATGTTCTCCAACATGACCAACTACGAGGTGAAAGCTAGCGAGCAAGCCAAAATTGTGCGAGGCTTCCAGATGAAGCTGGGCAAGGTCAGCCGCCTCATCTTCCCCATCACCTCCCATGACCCCAATGAGCTCTCAGACTTCACACTAAGGATACAGGTCAAGGACGACAAGGATGCCATTTTGACCCAGTTCTGCGTCCAGACACCCCAGCCACCTCCTAAAAGTGCCATCAAACCGACAGGGCAGAGGCGGTTCCTTAAGAAGAATGAGGTTGGAAAGATCATCCTTTCACCTCTGGCTGCCACTGCCAAGTATCCAGTTTTTCAGGACCGGCCAGTGCTGAGCTTGAAGTATGGCAAACTGCTGAAAACAGTGGTGCGGCAAAGCAAGAACCACTATTTGCTGGAGTACAAGAAAGGAGATGTCATAGGCCTCCTCAGTGAGGAGAAGATCAGGTTGAAGGGGCAGCTGTGGACAAAAGAGTGGTATATTGGCTACTACCAGGGCAAGATAGGCCTTGTGCACACCAAAAACGTGCTGGTGgttggaaaggtcaaacccaGCTACTTCTCTGGGCCTGATCTCACCACCAGCCTGTTGCTCGAGCAAATCCTGAGGCCCTGCAAATTCCTGACCTACATCTACGCCTCCGTGAGGACTCTGCTCATGGAGAACCTCAACAGCTGGCGGTCCTTTGCTGATGCACTGGGGTATTTGAACTTGCCACTCACATTTTTCTGCCGAGCAGAGCTGGACAGCGAGCCAGAGCGTGTGGCCTCCGtgctggagaagctgaaggaagACTGCAACAACACAGAGAACAAGGACAGGAAATCTTTCCAGAAGGAGCTGATGACG GCCTTGCTGAAGATGGACTGCCAGGGGCTGGTCGTCAGGCTGATCCAGGACTTCGTGCTGCTGACCACAGCCGTGGAGGTGGCCCAGCGCTGGAGGGAGCTGGCTGAGAAGCTCGCCAAGGTCTCCAAGCAGCAGATGGATGCCTACGAGGCCCCGCACCGGGACAAGACCGGGGTGGTGGACAGCGAG GCCATGTGGAAGCCCGCATACGACTTCCTCCTCACCTGGAGCAGCCAGATGGGCGACAGCTACCGTGACGTGATTCAGGAGCTGCACACGGGGCTGGACAAGATGAAGAACCCCATCACCAAGCGCTGGAAGCATCTCACCGGCACCCTGATCCTCGTCAACTCCTTGGACATCCTCCGGGCAGCTGCCTTCAGCCCACAGGACCACGAGGATTTTGCCATCTAG